The proteins below come from a single Asanoa ferruginea genomic window:
- a CDS encoding TIR domain-containing protein, producing MRRLDDPDRSADGLDFFISYAPIDEPWATWIAWELEVAGYRTMLQAWDFVPGSNFIDFMDRGVSQSVAVIAVLTTTYVRSRYGRMEWQAALRRAPDHPESKLITVRVEDFPLEGLLATITFVDLVGVDDPLEARDRMLRRIAEAMNGRAKPPGQPAYPPAGRRRTPSTDLPPSVALHHPRLRAHAATAYPPARPELYEHLDEVTFLNLQGLRFGPDGYALDGRYHRRDLMRAMEMAVRQQLGADTVHGVLVGGDLTEAGGIREFDEALSFIVGLRQLLRVAPHRVAVVPGSHDVTRAACRAYFANCEADEIAPEPPYWPKWRHFRRFFADLYDGVEGLTFNETHPWTLYEMPDLRVAVAGLNSTIAHSHREADQFGWIGRTQAAWFGHRLEELDDGWLRFGLIGHPVTDHGTGSLRDGDSFESFVAPWLDVPPIHPAGVAACLLTVAAMNKPGEPRFRQRDLL from the coding sequence ATGCGGCGACTCGATGACCCGGATCGATCGGCGGATGGCCTCGACTTCTTCATCAGTTATGCACCGATCGACGAGCCATGGGCGACGTGGATCGCCTGGGAACTAGAGGTCGCCGGGTATCGCACCATGTTGCAGGCGTGGGACTTCGTTCCCGGGAGCAACTTTATCGACTTCATGGACCGCGGGGTCAGCCAGTCCGTCGCGGTCATCGCCGTGCTCACGACGACCTATGTGCGGTCGCGTTACGGGCGGATGGAGTGGCAGGCCGCACTGCGCCGGGCGCCGGATCATCCGGAGAGCAAGCTCATCACCGTACGGGTGGAGGATTTCCCGCTCGAAGGGCTGCTCGCCACGATCACCTTTGTTGACCTGGTCGGGGTGGACGATCCGCTGGAGGCGCGCGACCGAATGCTGCGGCGGATCGCCGAGGCGATGAACGGGAGGGCGAAGCCGCCGGGCCAGCCGGCCTACCCGCCGGCTGGCCGGCGCAGGACGCCGTCGACCGATCTGCCGCCCTCTGTGGCCCTGCACCATCCACGACTGCGCGCCCACGCTGCCACTGCCTATCCGCCGGCCCGACCCGAGCTCTACGAGCATCTCGACGAGGTGACCTTCCTGAACCTCCAGGGTCTGCGCTTCGGGCCCGACGGCTATGCCCTGGACGGGCGTTATCACCGCCGCGACCTCATGCGTGCGATGGAGATGGCGGTGCGGCAGCAGTTGGGTGCTGACACCGTGCACGGCGTGCTCGTGGGCGGGGACCTGACCGAAGCCGGCGGGATCCGCGAGTTCGACGAGGCGCTGAGTTTTATCGTCGGGCTGCGACAACTACTCCGGGTCGCGCCACACCGGGTGGCGGTCGTGCCGGGCAGCCACGACGTCACCCGAGCCGCGTGCCGCGCGTATTTCGCGAACTGCGAGGCCGACGAGATCGCGCCGGAGCCGCCGTACTGGCCGAAGTGGCGCCACTTCCGGCGCTTCTTCGCCGACCTCTACGACGGCGTAGAGGGGCTGACGTTCAACGAGACCCACCCTTGGACCCTCTACGAGATGCCTGATCTTCGAGTGGCGGTGGCCGGCCTGAACTCCACGATCGCCCACAGCCATCGGGAGGCCGACCAGTTCGGCTGGATCGGGCGTACCCAGGCCGCCTGGTTCGGGCACCGCCTCGAAGAACTCGACGACGGCTGGCTTCGCTTCGGCCTGATCGGCCACCCGGTCACCGACCACGGCACCGGGTCACTGCGCGACGGCGATTCCTTCGAGTCGTTTGTGGCGCCCTGGCTAGACGTGCCGCCCATCCACCCGGCGGGCGTGGCAGCTTGCTTGCTCACGGTCGCCGCCATGAACAAGCCCGGCGAGCCCCGCTTCCGCCAACGCGACCTGCTTTAG
- a CDS encoding aldehyde dehydrogenase family protein, with amino-acid sequence MSDARVSVRKTYKLFIGGKFPRSESGRSYLAQDANVALASRKDVRDAVVAARAAVKGWSGATAYNRGQILYRVAEMLEGRRDQFTGLGLPAAEVDDAIDRWVWYAGWSDKITQVYGGANPVAGPYFNLSSPEPTGVVGVITPPSFLGLVSVLAPVIVTGNTAVVLTARDAPLAAVTLAEVLATSDLPGGVVNILTGDPAETAPWLAAHMDVNAIDLAGVTDPALATSLEEAAAGNLKRVIRPPAKAANWSDDPGLTRMTAFLETKTVWHPKGI; translated from the coding sequence ATGTCTGACGCACGCGTGTCGGTCCGCAAGACCTACAAACTGTTCATCGGCGGCAAGTTCCCGCGCAGCGAGTCGGGCCGCTCCTACCTCGCACAGGATGCCAACGTGGCCCTGGCCTCCCGCAAAGACGTCCGCGACGCGGTGGTCGCGGCCCGCGCGGCCGTGAAGGGCTGGTCCGGCGCGACCGCCTACAACCGCGGCCAGATCCTCTACCGGGTCGCCGAGATGCTCGAAGGCCGCCGCGACCAGTTCACCGGCCTGGGCCTGCCCGCGGCCGAGGTCGACGACGCGATCGACCGCTGGGTCTGGTACGCCGGCTGGTCCGACAAGATCACCCAGGTCTACGGCGGCGCCAACCCGGTGGCCGGCCCCTACTTCAACCTGTCGTCGCCGGAGCCGACCGGCGTGGTCGGGGTCATCACCCCGCCGTCGTTCCTGGGCCTGGTCAGCGTGCTCGCCCCGGTCATCGTCACCGGCAACACGGCGGTCGTGCTGACCGCCCGCGACGCCCCACTGGCGGCGGTCACCCTGGCCGAGGTGCTGGCGACGTCTGACCTGCCCGGCGGCGTGGTCAACATCCTGACCGGCGACCCGGCCGAGACGGCACCCTGGCTGGCCGCACACATGGACGTCAACGCCATCGACCTGGCCGGCGTCACCGACCCGGCGCTGGCCACCTCCCTCGAAGAGGCGGCGGCCGGCAACCTCAAGCGCGTCATCCGCCCGCCGGCGAAGGCGGCCAACTGGTCCGACGACCCAGGCCTGACCCGCATGACGGCGTTCCTGGAGACCAAGACCGTCTGGCACCCCAAGGGCATCTAG
- a CDS encoding aldehyde dehydrogenase family protein, with protein sequence MFEYAPAPESRAVVDIKPSYGLFIDGKFVDPADGTSFKTINPASEEVLAEISEAGQADVDRAVAAARKAYDKVWSKMPGRDRAKYLYRIARIIQERGREIAVLESLDNGKPIRESRDVDIPLVAAHFFYYAGWADKLDHAGFGPSPRALGVAAQVIPWNFPLLMLSWKIAPALAAGNTVVLKPAETTPLTALLFAEICQQADLPPGVVNIVTGAGETGRSLVEHAGVDKIAFTGSTEVGKAIARSVAGSRKKVTLELGGKAANVVFEDAPIDQAVEGIVNGIFFNQGHVCCAGSRLLVQESVYEPVLASLKRRMARLRVGDPLDKNTDIGAINSAAQLDRIRTLSDIGGEEGAERWSPPCDLPDHGFWFAPTIFTGVTQAHRIAREEIFGPVLSVLTFRTPAEAVEKANNTPYGLSAGVWTDKGSRILWMADRLRAGVVWANTFNKFDPTSPFGGYKESGYGREGGRHGLEAYLDV encoded by the coding sequence ATGTTCGAATACGCACCCGCCCCCGAGTCCCGCGCGGTCGTCGACATCAAGCCCTCCTACGGGCTGTTCATCGACGGAAAGTTCGTCGACCCCGCCGACGGCACGTCGTTCAAGACGATCAACCCAGCCTCCGAAGAGGTGCTCGCCGAGATCTCCGAGGCCGGCCAGGCCGACGTCGACCGAGCGGTCGCCGCGGCCCGCAAGGCCTACGACAAGGTCTGGTCGAAGATGCCCGGTCGCGACCGGGCCAAATACCTCTACCGGATCGCGCGGATCATCCAGGAGCGCGGCCGGGAGATCGCGGTGCTGGAGTCGCTCGACAACGGCAAGCCGATCCGCGAGTCCCGCGACGTCGACATCCCGCTGGTCGCCGCGCACTTCTTCTACTACGCGGGCTGGGCCGACAAGCTCGACCACGCCGGCTTCGGCCCCTCGCCGCGCGCCCTCGGCGTCGCCGCCCAGGTCATCCCGTGGAACTTCCCGCTGCTGATGCTGTCGTGGAAGATCGCGCCGGCGCTCGCGGCGGGCAACACGGTGGTGCTCAAGCCGGCCGAGACCACCCCGCTGACCGCGCTGCTGTTCGCCGAGATCTGCCAGCAGGCCGACCTCCCGCCCGGCGTGGTCAACATCGTGACCGGCGCCGGCGAGACCGGCCGGTCGCTGGTCGAGCACGCCGGCGTCGACAAGATCGCGTTCACCGGCTCGACCGAGGTCGGCAAGGCGATCGCCCGCTCGGTCGCCGGCTCGCGCAAGAAGGTGACGCTCGAGCTCGGCGGCAAGGCCGCCAACGTGGTCTTCGAAGACGCGCCGATCGACCAGGCGGTCGAGGGCATCGTCAACGGCATCTTCTTCAACCAGGGTCACGTCTGCTGCGCCGGCTCGCGGCTGCTGGTCCAGGAGTCGGTCTACGAGCCCGTGCTGGCCTCGCTCAAGCGGCGGATGGCGCGGCTGCGGGTCGGCGACCCGCTCGACAAGAACACCGACATCGGCGCGATCAACTCGGCGGCACAGCTCGACCGCATCCGCACGCTGTCCGACATCGGCGGCGAAGAGGGCGCCGAGCGCTGGTCGCCGCCGTGCGACCTGCCCGACCACGGCTTCTGGTTCGCGCCGACCATCTTCACCGGCGTGACACAGGCCCACCGCATCGCCCGCGAGGAGATCTTCGGCCCGGTGCTGTCGGTGCTGACCTTCCGCACGCCGGCCGAGGCCGTCGAGAAGGCCAACAACACGCCCTACGGTCTGTCGGCCGGTGTGTGGACCGACAAGGGCTCGCGGATCCTGTGGATGGCCGACCGGCTGCGCGCCGGGGTGGTGTGGGCCAACACGTTCAACAAGTTCGACCCGACCTCGCCGTTCGGCGGCTACAAGGAGTCCGGCTACGGCCGCGAGGGCGGCCGGCACGGGCTGGAGGCATACCTCGATGTCTGA
- the deoC gene encoding deoxyribose-phosphate aldolase has translation MTATTALDLSSVTSSDAALRVFLHGLPGVDQVGAEQRAAMLGTRSIKTTAKAWAIDLAIRMVDLTTLEGADTPGKVRALCAKARRPDPADPTCPPVAAICVYPAMVPTAVEALAGSGIHTASVATAFPSGQAPLEVKLADTRAAVAAGADEIDMVINRGAFLSGRYLEVYEEIAAVKQACGTAHLKVILETGELSTYDNVRRASWIGMLAGGDFIKTSTGKVPVAATLPVTLVMLEAVRDFRDLTGRQVGVKPAGGIRTTKDAIKYLVLVNETAGDAWLDPDWFRFGASTLLNDLLMQRTKLTTGVYAGPDYFTLD, from the coding sequence ATGACAGCGACGACGGCGTTGGACCTGTCTTCAGTCACAAGCTCCGACGCGGCCCTTCGGGTATTTCTGCATGGTCTGCCCGGGGTCGACCAGGTTGGCGCCGAACAGCGCGCCGCGATGCTCGGCACCCGGTCGATCAAAACAACGGCCAAGGCCTGGGCGATCGACCTGGCGATCCGGATGGTCGACCTGACCACGCTGGAAGGCGCCGACACCCCCGGCAAGGTCCGCGCGCTCTGTGCGAAGGCCCGGCGGCCCGACCCGGCCGACCCGACCTGCCCGCCGGTGGCCGCGATCTGCGTCTATCCGGCGATGGTCCCGACCGCCGTCGAGGCGCTGGCCGGCTCCGGCATCCACACGGCGAGCGTCGCCACCGCGTTCCCCTCCGGGCAGGCGCCGCTCGAGGTCAAGCTCGCCGACACCCGGGCCGCCGTCGCGGCCGGCGCCGACGAGATCGACATGGTGATCAACCGGGGCGCCTTCCTCTCCGGCCGCTACCTCGAGGTCTACGAGGAGATCGCCGCGGTCAAGCAGGCCTGCGGCACCGCCCACCTCAAGGTCATCCTGGAGACCGGCGAGCTGTCGACCTACGACAACGTCCGCCGCGCCTCCTGGATCGGCATGCTCGCGGGCGGCGACTTCATCAAGACCTCCACCGGCAAGGTGCCGGTCGCGGCGACCCTGCCGGTGACGCTGGTGATGCTCGAGGCGGTGCGCGACTTCCGCGACCTGACCGGGCGCCAGGTCGGCGTCAAGCCGGCCGGCGGCATCCGCACCACCAAAGACGCGATCAAATACCTGGTGCTGGTCAACGAGACGGCCGGCGACGCCTGGCTCGACCCCGACTGGTTCCGGTTCGGCGCCTCGACTCTGCTCAACGACCTGCTCATGCAGCGCACCAAGCTCACGACCGGCGTATACGCCGGTCCCGACTACTTCACGCTGGACTGA
- the upp gene encoding uracil phosphoribosyltransferase, whose translation MDVEVVNHPLAQSRLTAMREAGTEPGSFRAALHELTTMLVYEAARAFPIERYPIETPVAPTEGTRLANPPLLVPVLRAGLGMADATLALLPESSMGFVGLARDEETFEPRAYLESLPADLAGIPVLVLDPMLATGGSLEHCCRLLADRGCTDITVICVLAAPEGIARLERSGLPLRLVTASIDQELNEKMYIVPGLGDAGDRQFGGMPRF comes from the coding sequence GTGGACGTAGAAGTGGTCAACCACCCGCTTGCCCAGTCGCGCCTGACCGCGATGCGGGAAGCGGGCACCGAGCCCGGGAGCTTCCGGGCAGCACTGCACGAACTCACCACCATGCTGGTGTACGAGGCCGCGCGCGCATTCCCGATCGAGCGTTATCCGATCGAGACCCCGGTGGCTCCGACGGAGGGCACCCGGCTGGCCAACCCGCCGCTGCTCGTGCCGGTCCTGCGGGCCGGGCTGGGCATGGCCGACGCCACCCTGGCCCTGCTGCCCGAGTCGTCGATGGGCTTCGTCGGCCTGGCCCGCGACGAGGAGACCTTCGAGCCCCGGGCCTACCTCGAGTCGCTGCCCGCCGACCTGGCCGGCATCCCGGTGCTGGTGCTCGACCCGATGCTGGCCACCGGCGGGTCGCTGGAGCACTGCTGCCGGCTGCTCGCCGACCGTGGCTGCACCGACATCACGGTGATCTGTGTGCTGGCCGCACCCGAGGGCATCGCCCGGCTGGAGCGCTCCGGGCTGCCGCTGCGGCTGGTGACCGCGTCGATCGACCAGGAGCTCAACGAGAAGATGTATATCGTTCCCGGCCTCGGCGACGCCGGCGACCGCCAGTTCGGCGGAATGCCCCGTTTTTGA
- a CDS encoding GOLPH3/VPS74 family protein, whose translation MTSVPIAEELLLLVYDNESGKATGSRIGLDLGMAAAVLVELALAGRIAYADGNIVVADATPTGVPVADEVLAKIEANVPHTPAAWVQRLRHRLRERVLSDLISRGVIRDVDDVEQEFIHVHRYPSVDASVENETRARLAAALAGEGAPDERTAALATLIVAARMEAALGLSGEDAATAHQKLERIASGAGFSGGVDLEQSTVRPSVALVVIALGKAIQTALGTPRPVTH comes from the coding sequence ATGACCAGTGTTCCGATCGCCGAGGAGCTCCTGCTGCTCGTCTACGACAACGAGTCCGGGAAAGCGACCGGTTCGCGCATCGGGCTCGACCTTGGCATGGCCGCCGCAGTGCTGGTCGAGCTGGCGCTCGCCGGGCGGATCGCCTATGCCGACGGCAACATCGTCGTAGCCGACGCGACACCCACCGGCGTCCCGGTGGCCGACGAGGTGCTCGCCAAGATCGAGGCAAACGTGCCGCACACCCCGGCCGCCTGGGTCCAGCGCCTGCGCCACCGGCTCCGCGAACGCGTCCTGTCCGACCTGATCAGCCGGGGCGTGATCCGCGACGTCGACGACGTCGAGCAGGAGTTCATCCACGTGCACCGCTACCCGTCGGTCGACGCCTCGGTGGAAAACGAGACCCGGGCCCGGCTGGCCGCCGCCCTGGCCGGCGAGGGCGCGCCCGACGAGCGCACCGCCGCCCTCGCCACCCTGATCGTCGCCGCCCGGATGGAGGCCGCTCTCGGCCTGTCCGGCGAAGACGCGGCCACCGCGCACCAGAAGCTGGAGCGCATCGCCAGCGGCGCCGGCTTCTCCGGCGGTGTCGACCTGGAGCAGTCGACGGTCCGTCCGTCGGTGGCGCTGGTCGTCATCGCGCTGGGCAAGGCGATCCAGACCGCCCTCGGCAC